The following proteins are encoded in a genomic region of Nicotiana sylvestris chromosome 4, ASM39365v2, whole genome shotgun sequence:
- the LOC138890380 gene encoding uncharacterized protein, whose protein sequence is MLEWVLQNQEKSDTSMRNMTELIGSHTASIQKLEMQMRDISREQNSKQKGTLPSDTIANPKSCGSGPTSHVMSITTRSGKVLQGGSEHVVEVEESEHEVEVEEPRFVEVEKGPEELKVQQEKWDEVKEKVKETPKTLPPIPRPPLPFPQRLARKVDDGKLEKFYDILKQLSMNIPFVEAFQEM, encoded by the coding sequence ATGCTTGAATGGGTGTTGCAAAATCAAGAGAAGTCTGACACTTCTATGAGGAATATGACCGAGCTTATTGGTTCTCATACCGCAtccattcaaaaattggagatgcaaatgagagacATCTCTAGGGAACAAAATTCAAAGCAAAAAGGGACACTTCCAAGtgacacaattgcgaaccccaaaAGTTGTGGGAGTGGTCCAACTTCTCATGTCATGTCGATTACTACTCGGAGTGGGAAGGTACTACAAGGAGGGAGTGAACACGTGGTTGAAGTTGAAGAGTCCGAACATGAAGTTGAGGTTGAAGAGCCAAGATTTGTTGAAGTTGAAAAGGGTCCGGAAGAGTTGAAAGTGCAACAAGAAAAATGGGACgaggtaaaggaaaaggtaaaagagacaccaaaaactctaccacctattcctagacctcctcttccattccctcaaagacttgctaggaaggttgatgatggcaaacTCGAAAAGTTTTATGACATTCTCAAGCAATTATCGATGAATAttccatttgtggaagcatttcaagagatgtag